Proteins encoded in a region of the Zea mays cultivar B73 chromosome 4, Zm-B73-REFERENCE-NAM-5.0, whole genome shotgun sequence genome:
- the LOC103655899 gene encoding wall-associated receptor kinase 2, translating into MAPISAAAALLAMAALQLSAAATAAHDPSPAPIGLPGCNTSCGSVSVPYPFGFGPSHCYWPGLNLTCVSSSSSHQPPRLLLGDGSLRVSEISLDNQTVRVMRAGSIINTTGDLTSPAWNASLDFGRGFREHGYLLSLQNELVVSGCNVMATFSADIVGEETSKIVSGCASFCTKSDHEVGFIDDHREVTSKYCTGTSGCCLAPLTSSGVPVPNGVQARWLYSGNHTVEQTTVPVIVFVAEQGWVDREHQADGFEEAPLLLDFGVKLGFPQLQGNSSSDCPQDVQRRLCKSEHSFCNALVQGYTCQCGYGYQGNAYIAGGCQDVDECKFVDEKRVCYGVCINTIGSYDCQCPQGTYGVPVVEGGCVDYNFNKDALSPTVAPVPTGLLGCNTTCGDVRVPYPFGFGHPGCYWPGLNLTCDTSQSQLPPRLLLPGNGNSTLQVVDISLRNSTVRVIHHRGRADSTTTGTDVDHTVAYDNISPGITSYSSLVTDIRVPSDIVEPYALSTRNEFIVISGWDVRASLYGQYRINGASSNTTDSIISQAVCSSSGGGGLGSGGPPPVPSPTQTHGGYCSGHDGCCRAPISAGTAPKRVEFKALRKNITHYYGNWSWNFALASISEVGLTDQWHKIFNMNDGIISYTSSPIVLQWAVKKGLPAAAPSADNSGKCPADVISRLCKSENSDCRRENGGFTCHCSKGYDGNPYIADGCKDIDECNDPTLRKSCLGGYCNNLPGEYECRCPRGMHGNAYAPGGCIDNKFPTGLVIGLSVASGPALFLLVLGVWFPLRKFKQRRIKVQKQKYFKQNRGQLLQQLLSQKADIAERMIIPLDELVKATNNFDRAREVGGGGHGTVYKGILSDQHVVAIKKSKISKQKEIDEFINEVAILSQINHKNVVKLFGCCLETEVPLLVYEFIPNGTLYHHLHIDRQKSSLSWSNRLRIATEIATSLAYLHSSASIPIIHRDIKSSNILLDDAMTSKISDFGASRYIPLDKTGLTTRIQGTLGYMDPECFYTGRFTEKSDVYSFGVILVELLTRKKPTCSDLSNECGGLVPHFVNLHSSRNLIQIMDPQVIEEGGEEVQQVAMLAASCINMRGEERPTMRHVELRLEGLQQGSNKKYKKGNIVMKDFENSSNGANYSSGISEGHSYEESSRRYSLEQEMMMSARYPR; encoded by the exons ATGGCGCCAATCTCTGCAGCGGCGGCGCTCTTGGCGATGGCGGCGTTACAGCTCTCGGCCGCAGCAACTGCGGCTCATGATCCGTCACCGGCACCAATAGGGCTGCCCGGCTGCAACACCAGCTGCGGCAGCGTGAGCGTGCCGTACCCCTTCGGGTTTGGGCCCTCCCACTGCTACTGGCCGGGGCTCAACCTCACCTgcgtcagcagcagcagcagccaccagccCCCACGGCTGCTGCTCGGCGACGGCAGCCTCAGGGTCTCCGAGATCTCTCTGGACAACCAAACGGTGCGAGTCATGCGCGCCGGCTCCATCATAAACACAACCGGCGACCTAACCTcacccgcctggaacgcctcgctCGATTTCGGCCGCGGCTTCAGGGAGCACGGCTACCTGCTGTCGCTCCAGAACGAGCTCGTCGTTTCAGGATGCAACGTGATGGCGACGTTTTCCGCGGACATCGTCGGCGAAGAAACCAGCAAGATCGTCAGCGGCTGCGCCTCCTTCTGCACCAAGAGCGACCACGAGGTCGGCTTCATAGATGACCACCGCGAGGTAACAAGCAAGTACTGCACCGGCACGTCTGGCTGCTGCCTGGCGCCCCTCACTTCTAGCGGCGTGCCCGTGCCCAATGGAGTACAGGCCAGGTGGCTCTACAGTGGCAACCACACCGTGGAGCAGACAACTGTGCCGGTAATCGTGTTCGTCGCGGAGCAGGGGTGGGTCGACAGGGAACACCAGGCGGACGGATTTGAGGAAGCCCCCCTTCTCCTCGATTTCGGGGTCAAGCTGGGCTTCCCACAACTGCAAGGAAACAGCAGCTCTGATTGCCCACAGGACGTACAGCGCAGGCTCTGCAAGAGTGAACACAGCTTTTGCAATGCTTTGGTCCAAGGCTATACGTGTCAGTGCGGGTATGGCTACCAAGGCAACGCTTACATCGCCGGCGGGTGCCAAG ATGTCGACGAGTGCAAGTTCGTGGATGAAAAGAGAGTGTGCTACGGTGTATGCATCAACACGATCGGATCATACGATTGCCAGTGCCCGCAAGGAACATACGGTGTACCCGTCGTAGAAGGTGGCTGTGTTGATTATAATTTCAACAAAG ATGCGCTGTCGCCTACGGTGGCTCCGGTGCCCACAGGGCTGCTCGGCTGCAACACCACCTGCGGCGACGTGAGAGTGCCGTACCCCTTCGGCTTTGGGCATCCCGGCTGCTACTGGCCGGGGCTCAACCTCACCTGCGACACCAGCCAGAGCCAGCTACCCCCCCGGCTGCTTCTCCCCGGCAACGGCAACAGCACCCTCCAAGTCGTCGACATCTCCTTGCGCAACTCCACAGTGCGCGTCATCCATCATCGCGGCAGGGCCGATTCGACGACCACCGGCACCGACGTCGATCACACGGTGGCTTACGATAACATCAGCCCCGGTATCACCAGTTACAGCAGCCTGGTGACTGACATTCGCGTCCCATCAGACATCGTCGAGCCTTATGCGCTTTCGACGAGGAACGAGTTCATCGTCATCTCCGGGTGGGACGTGCGTGCCAGCCTCTACGGGCAGTACAGAATTAACGGCGCCAGCAGCAACACCACTGACAGTATCATCAGCCAAGCTGTCTGCAGCAGCTCCGGCGGCGGAGGTCTTGGTTCTGGTGGGCCGCCGCCGGTCCCAAGCCCAACACAAACCCACGGCGGGTACTGCTCCGGCCACGATGGCTGCTGCCGTGCGCCCATCTCTGCAGGTACCGCGCCCAAGAGAGTGGAATTCAAAGCGCTTCGTAAGAACATCACTCATTATTATGGTAATTGGTCGTGGAACTTCGCATTGGCGTCCATCTCCGAGGTGGGCTTGACTGATCAGTGGCACAAGATCTTCAACATGAATGATGGGATCATCAGTTACACGTCATCTCCCATTGTTCTACAATGGGCCGTTAAGAAAGGCTTGCCAGCGGCAGCGCCTTCTGCCGACAACTCAGGCAAGTGCCCAGCGGACGTGATCAGCCGCCTTTGCAAGAGTGAGAACAGCGACTGCCGGCGAGAGAATGGAGGCTTTACGTGCCACTGCTCCAAGGGATACGACGGCAACCCTTACATCGCTGATGGATGCAAAG ATATTGATGAGTGTAACGACCCGACCCTACGCAAATCATGCTTGGGCGGCTACTGCAACAATTTGCCTGGAGAATACGAGTGCCGGTGCCCGCGAGGAATGCACGGCAACGCTTATGCGCCGGGCGGTTGCATCGACAACAAGTTCCCGACAG GTTTAGTTATTGGTTTGTCAGTTGCTAGTGGCCCGGCGCTGTTTCTGCTGGTTCTGGGTGTATGGTTTCCACTCCGCAAGTTTAAACAGCGCAGGATAAAAGTACAAAAACAAAAGTACTTCAAGCAAAATCGTGGGCAATTGTTGCAACAGCTGTTGTCCCAGAAGGCAGACATTGCAGAGAGGATGATAATACCATTGGATGAGCTTGTAAAGGCCACAAACAACTTTGACAGAGCTCGTGAGGTTGGTGGCGGAGGCCATGGTACTGTTTACAAAGGAATCCTATCAGACCAGCATGTCGTGGCCATCAAAAAGTCAAAGATTAGCAAGCAGAAGGAAATAGATGAGTTCATAAATGAGGTAGCGATCCTCTCACAGATCAACCATAAGAATGTGGTCAAACTCTTTGGATGTTGCCTAGAAACTGAGGTGCCATTGTTGGTCTATGAGTTTATTCCCAATGGTACCCTTTATCACCATCTTCATATCGATCGACAAAAAAGCTCACTATCATGGAGCAACAGGTTGAGGATTGCAACTGAAATAGCTACTTCTCTTGCCTATCTGCACTCATCAGCTTCGATCCCCATAATCCATCGAGACATCAAGTCTAGTAACATACTTCTTGATGATGCAATGACATCAAAGATATCGGACTTTGGAGCTTCAAGGTACATTCCATTAGACAAAACAGGGTTGACAACAAGGATACAGGGAACATTGGGATACATGGATCCAGAATGCTTTTACACAGGTCGTTTCACCGAAAAAAGTGATGTTTATAGCTTTGGTGTAATTCTCGTGGAGCTACTCACTAGGAAGAAACCAACTTGTTCAGATTTGTCCAATGAATGTGGTGGCCTTGTTCCTCATTTCGTTAATCTACATTCCTCTAGAAATCTTATCCAGATAATGGATCCACAGGTTATAGAGGAAGGAGGCGAAGAAGTACAACAAGTTGCTATGCTTGCAGCATCCTGTATAAACATGAGAGGTGAAGAAAGGCCAACGATGCGACATGTTGAACTTAGACTAGAAGGACTTCAACAAGGTTCCAATAAAAAGTACAAGAAAGGTAATATCGTAATGAAGGATTTCGAGAATAGTAGCAACGGGGCAAACTATTCATCAGGGATTAGTGAAGGGCATAGTTATGAGGAATCTAGTAGAAGATACAGTTTGGAGCAAGAGATGATGATGTCGGCAAGGTATCCTAGATAG